In a genomic window of Spiroplasma melliferum:
- a CDS encoding acyl carrier protein phosphodiesterase — protein MVNKVLVIYGTVSPNEKSYSKALAARFLKYYQAANANDEIIHLDLNETPMALKTLTRDNFGTYFNAEDTDVYVNQLKEVQKVIVVCPMNNFNVSGLMKNYLDHVLVADKTFSYKYSKKGDAIGLLPHLKVQILTTQGAPFGWYPWGNHTEYLKGTWEFVGATVNKPILVAGTKVAPTNALTPDELIDQYDEEIQKVVKTF, from the coding sequence ATGGTAAATAAAGTATTAGTAATTTATGGAACGGTTAGTCCTAATGAAAAATCATATTCAAAAGCTTTAGCAGCTCGTTTTCTTAAATATTATCAAGCAGCAAACGCAAATGATGAAATTATTCATTTAGATTTAAACGAAACCCCAATGGCGCTTAAAACACTTACTCGTGATAACTTTGGTACTTATTTTAATGCCGAGGATACTGATGTTTATGTTAATCAATTAAAAGAAGTACAAAAAGTTATTGTTGTATGTCCAATGAATAACTTTAATGTTTCTGGATTAATGAAAAATTACTTAGATCATGTTTTAGTTGCAGATAAAACATTTTCATATAAATATTCAAAAAAAGGTGATGCAATAGGGTTATTACCGCATTTAAAAGTACAAATTTTAACAACCCAAGGAGCTCCTTTTGGTTGATATCCATGGGGAAATCATACCGAATATTTAAAAGGAACATGAGAATTTGTTGGTGCTACTGTTAATAAACCAATTCTTGTTGCAGGAACAAAAGTTGCTCCAACCAATGCCCTAACTCCAGATGAGTTAATTGATCAATATGATGAAGAAATTCAAAAAGTTGTTAAAACATTTTAA
- a CDS encoding Spiroplasmavirus-related protein, which produces MNNLNKPIANIFINNKLIKLRTNNAIFINLPNHANHIGWWLNKVFVYPSKKYIDYTAIGIKKNNTFIIWKYDLQLQKHQYLKMDGEELIKLYESNKNNYGSIMKKALFGIDDKEN; this is translated from the coding sequence ATGAATAATTTAAATAAACCTATAGCAAATATTTTTATTAACAATAAGTTAATAAAATTACGGACAAATAATGCTATTTTTATAAATTTACCAAATCATGCTAATCATATTGGATGATGACTTAATAAAGTTTTTGTTTATCCAAGTAAAAAATATATTGATTATACAGCGATTGGGATTAAAAAAAATAATACTTTTATAATTTGAAAATATGATTTACAGCTGCAAAAACATCAATATTTAAAAATGGATGGTGAAGAGTTAATTAAATTATATGAATCAAATAAAAATAATTATGGATCAATAATGAAAAAAGCATTATTTGGAATTGATGATAAGGAGAATTAA